In Opitutaceae bacterium TAV5, one genomic interval encodes:
- a CDS encoding LacI family transcriptional regulator, producing the protein MPTTTPRPVSTALPASSTDVPPVKKAGGKKTPRLPVLPVGAEAVPVAGEQAEGRVNVYQVAERAGVSPGTVSRVLNNRGRVHIDTRKRVFDAARALGFRPQVQVRTKQVAVVSDNMWESMRNWGYYQVVWAHIAFALYKHNMTMVLPDTPEELRQRHVDGIIVVGEYPPIRPVLAELQKHTPVVLTDDFSETADHHWVVRSDQLLAGRLAAEQFIKSGRKRLGFVGSWGSQERVILAGYKEGMARAGLDCVEELFVMRNQEVTFYGAVSRVIRLGADAIFIPGSNYEGLEGLNVLSNVLRLQIPKDVALIGGEMHGVSEFLTPPMTTIEEPLAETANHAVATLTALMNGEQPPRRISLPVRLLARESA; encoded by the coding sequence ATGCCCACGACGACTCCCCGGCCTGTTTCCACCGCCCTGCCTGCTTCTTCGACCGACGTTCCGCCTGTCAAAAAAGCGGGCGGCAAAAAAACACCCCGGCTGCCCGTTCTCCCGGTCGGGGCGGAGGCCGTGCCTGTGGCGGGAGAACAGGCCGAGGGGCGCGTGAACGTCTATCAGGTGGCCGAGCGGGCGGGCGTGTCGCCGGGGACGGTCAGCCGCGTGCTGAACAACCGTGGGCGTGTGCACATCGACACGCGCAAACGGGTCTTCGACGCGGCGCGGGCGCTGGGCTTCCGGCCGCAGGTCCAGGTACGGACCAAGCAGGTGGCGGTGGTTTCCGACAACATGTGGGAGTCGATGCGCAACTGGGGTTATTACCAGGTCGTCTGGGCGCACATCGCCTTTGCGCTCTACAAGCACAACATGACCATGGTGCTTCCGGATACGCCCGAGGAACTGAGGCAACGGCATGTGGACGGCATCATCGTGGTGGGCGAATACCCGCCCATCCGGCCGGTGCTGGCCGAGCTGCAGAAACACACGCCGGTCGTGCTGACCGACGACTTTTCGGAGACTGCCGACCACCACTGGGTGGTGCGCAGCGACCAGTTGCTCGCCGGGCGCCTCGCGGCGGAGCAGTTCATCAAGTCGGGCCGCAAGCGGCTGGGGTTTGTCGGGTCGTGGGGATCGCAGGAACGTGTCATCCTCGCCGGATACAAGGAAGGCATGGCCCGGGCCGGGCTCGACTGCGTGGAGGAGCTGTTCGTGATGCGCAACCAGGAGGTGACGTTTTACGGCGCCGTCAGCCGCGTGATCCGCCTCGGCGCGGATGCGATCTTCATCCCCGGCTCCAACTACGAGGGGCTGGAGGGGCTGAATGTGCTTTCCAACGTATTGCGCCTGCAAATACCGAAGGACGTGGCGCTGATCGGCGGCGAGATGCACGGTGTCTCGGAATTCCTGACCCCGCCGATGACGACGATCGAGGAACCGCTGGCCGAGACCGCCAACCACGCGGTGGCCACACTCACGGCGTTGATGAACGGCGAACAACCCCCGCGCCGGATCTCCCTGCCCGTCCGGCTGCTGGCCCGCGAATCGGCGTAG